Proteins from a single region of Macrotis lagotis isolate mMagLag1 chromosome 2, bilby.v1.9.chrom.fasta, whole genome shotgun sequence:
- the CKAP4 gene encoding cytoskeleton-associated protein 4, with amino-acid sequence MSSAKQRGSKGGQGSSAPSEKGAHPAGGPDDVAKRQQQPQSEQQQQQQPRQQQPKPKQSPQPAKQAAQQQNQQPKQQQQQQNQQPKQQQQNQQPKQQQQNQQPKQQQQNQQPKQQQQNQQPKQQQNQQPKQQQQNQQPKQQQQNQQPKQQQQNQQPKQQQNQQPKQQQQNQQPKQQQQNQQPKQQQQNQQPKQQQNQQPKQQQQNQQPKQQQQNQQPKQQQQQNQQPKQQQQNQQPKQQQQQNQQPKQQQQQNQQPKQQQQQNQQPKQQQQQNQQPKQQQQNQQQNQQSKQQQQQQNQQPKQQQQNQQPKQQQQNQQPKQQQQNQQPKQQQNQQQNQQPKQQQNQQQNQQPKQQQQNQQAHPKGSSRGGGGGGGGKSSVASSSSSSSSFFGKLAKVLNFLFYLTLIAGAGFSVYYVRNVLEEVHQIRLRNEGFTRQREELGQGLQDVIHKVQSLQSTFVSFESILKNSQHKQELTEKAIKQGENEINRISEVLQKLQNEILKDLSDGIHVVKDAREKDFNSLEHTVEERLTELTKSINENIAIFTDVQKRSQKEINEVKAKIASLEETDWYKDDLEALKDKVDGLQTSVRSRDKDIESLKNSMETMESDVYTEVKELVSLKQEQEKFREAADSEHLTLQSLREKILQAEASLSQLPNEIKRLEEDVRQVKANSDHQEENDIFKNTEALDSLQRRSDDFDSRFEHLESSLQTIQTATSQQMKTLESLLSKSEDHDHQLASLQEHLEGITASHGLLDVDKDGLESTVRSLGESQLSLYNDVEDLKRSVSELPSAVDSLEKVRKQVHTLLEKDQEDSSLPPNYLEKLASLDDLKSSLNQLESDLKMVRTAVDSLVAYSVKIETNENNLEATKSLLDDLRSDLDRLFVKVEKIHEKI; translated from the exons atGTCCTCCGCCAAGCAGCGAGGCTCCAAGGGCGGCCAGGGCTCGTCCGCCCCCTCCGAGAAGGGCGCCCACCCGGCGGGCGGCCCCGATGACGTGGCAAAGAGGCAGCAGCAGCCGCAGTccgagcagcagcagcagcagcagcccagGCAGCAGCAGCCCAAGCCCAAGCAGTCGCCCCAGCCTGCCAAGCAGGCAGCCCAGCAGCAGAACCAACAGcccaagcagcagcagcagcagcagaaccAACAGcccaagcagcagcagcagaaccAACAGcccaagcagcagcagcagaaccAACAGcccaagcagcagcagcagaaccAACAGcccaagcagcagcagcagaaccAACAGCCCAAACAACAGCAGAACCAACAGcccaagcagcagcagcagaaccAACAGcccaagcagcagcagcagaaccAACAGcccaagcagcagcagcagaaccAACAACCCAAACAGCAGCAGAACCAACAGcccaagcagcagcagcagaaccAACAGcccaagcagcagcagcagaaccAACAGcccaagcagcagcagcagaaccAACAACCCAAACAACAGCAGAACCAACAGCCCAAGCAGCAACAGCAGAACCAACAACCCAAACAACAGCAGCAGAACCAACAGCccaaacagcagcagcagcagaaccAACAacccaaacagcaacaacagAACCAACAACCcaagcaacagcaacagcagaaCCAACAACCcaagcagcagcaacagcagaaCCAACAACCcaagcagcagcaacagcagaaCCAACAACCcaaacagcagcaacagcagaaCCAACAACCCAAGCAGCAACAGCAAAATCAGCAGCAGAACCAACAGTccaaacagcagcagcagcaacagaaCCAACAACCTAAGCAACAGCAGCAGAACCAACAAcccaagcagcagcagcagaaccAACAACCCAAACAGCAGCAGCAGAACCAACAGCCCAAACAACAGCAGAATCAACAGCAGAACCAACAGCCCAAACAGCAGCAGAATCAACAGCAGAACCAACAGCCCAAACAGCAGCAACAGAACCAACAGGCCCACCCCAAGGGCAGCAGtcggggagggggtgggggaggtggtGGGAAATCCTCAgtggcctcctcctcctcctcctcttcctccttctttggCAAGCTGGCAAAGGTTCTCAACTTTCTCTTCTACCTCACCCTCATTGCCGGGGCCGGCTTCTCTGTCTACTATGTCCGTAACGTTTTGGAGGAAGTCCATCAGATCCGGCTCCGGAATGAGGGCTTCACCAGACAGAGAGAGGAATTGGGCCAGGGCTTACAAGACGTCATACACAAG GTGCAATCTCTGCAGTCTACATTTGTGAGTTTTGAGTCCATCTTGAAAAACTCCCAACATAAGCAAGAACTGACAGAGAAGGCAATCAAACAGGGGGAGAATGAGATCAATCGTATCAGCGAAGTGTTGCAAAAATTGCAGAATGAGATCCTGAAGGACCTTTCGGATGGCATCCACGTCGTCAAGGATGCCAGGGAAAAGGATTTCAACTCCCTGGAGCACACCGTGGAAGAGAGACTCACAGAGCTCACCAAGTCCATCAATGAGAACATTGCCATCTTCACTGATGTCCAGAAGAGGAGTCAGAAGGAAATCAATGAGGTGAAAGCCAAGATCGCTTCCTTGGAGGAGACAGATTGGTACAAAGATGACTTAGAGGCCCTGAAGGACAAGGTGGATGGACTTCAGACCTCTGTGAGATCCAGAGATAAGGATATTGAGTCTTTGAAAAATTCCATGGAGACCATGGAGTCTGATGTCTACACTGAAGTCAAAGAATTGGTGAGCTTGAAACAAGAGCAAGAAAAGTTCCGGGAAGCTGCTGACAGTGAACATCTCACATTGCAATCCCTGAGGGAGAAGATTCTTCAGGCTGAGGCTTCCTTGTCCCAACTCCCCAATGAGATAAAGAGATTGGAAGAAGATGTGCGCCAGGTCAAGGCAAACTCTGACCACCAAGAAGAGAATGACATTTTCAAGAACACAGAGGCCTTAGACTCTCTTCAGAGGAGGAGTGATGATTTTGATTCCAGATTTGAGCATCTGGAAAGTAGCCTCCAGACCATTCAGACGGCAACTTCTCAACAGATGAAAACTCTGGAATCTCTTCTTTCCAAGAGTGAAGATCATGACCATCAGCTGGCCAGTCTCCAGGAGCACCTTGAAGGCATCACAGCCTCCCATGGACTGCTGGATGTGGATAAAGATGGCCTTGAGAGTACCGTGAGAAGCCTGGGGGAGTCTCAGCTCTCCCTCTACAACGATGTGGAGGACCTGAAGAGAAGCGTGAGTGAACTTCCCAGTGCCGTGGACTCTCTTGAGAAGGTGCGGAAACAGGTCCACACTCTGCTTGAAAAAGACCAGGAGGACAGTTCTCTCCCTCCTAACTATCTAGAAAAACTGGCATCCCTGGATGACTTAAAGTCCTCCTTAAACCAACTGGAATCAGACCTCAAAATGGTTAGGACTGCTGTGGACAGTCTGGTCGCTTACTCAGTGAAAATTGAAACCAATGAGAATAATTTAGAGGCCACAAAAAGTTTATTGGATGACCTGAGGAGTGATCTGGATCGACTATTTGTGAAAGTtgagaaaattcatgaaaaaatctAA